Genomic DNA from Frondihabitans sp. PAMC 28766:
GCTGAGCCCGAGCAGGTGACCGAGGATCCGTCGGCTCCGGTGATCGCGAACGTGACGGCCCCCGAGGGGGTCGCGTCGTTGCTCGGCCCCGACACCGTCGCGGTGAAGGTGACGGCCGTGCCCGGGGCAGCCGTCGCGGCACTCGAGGTCACGGTCACCGAAGTGGCGAGAGGCGTCGGCGGCGTGTACGTGAAGGTCGACAGGAGGTCTTTCTGCAGACCCTGCACTTCGCCGGTCTTCGAGGTGAGACCGTCGCCGTACCAGTCGACCGTGCCGTCGTCCTGCGCGAGTTGCACGCTGGCTCCTGCAGTCAGTGGCTCGGGCACGCTCACGATGGTCTCCCACGAGCCGGCGTTGTCGGCGGTGGGCACCTGCGGCAGACTCGTGCCGGTCTTGCGCGGCGCGTGAGCGGGGTTGCCGTCCCACGAGTAGAGCGCGAAGCCGGTGTTGGAGCCGTCGGCGGTGCCCGCGATGATCAAGAACTGGCCGGCGGCATTCTCTTTGATGTCGCGGATGCCGAGGCCGCCGAGATCCATGAAGATCGGGGCGCCGAAGGTGGCGTGTGTCGCGGTCTGGTTGCCGGCAGTCGAGAGCGCGGTGTAGTTCGTCACCGGGATGAGCATCGCGAGGTGGCGGTCGGTCGTCGGCTCGAGCGGCGCGCGGAAGGCGAGGTAGGCCGTGCCGCTGGTGGGCGACGCGAACTCGAGGCCCTCGACGTTCAGAGCGGAGTCGTCGTGCCCGTCGACGCCGTCGGCCGACGAGGCGGCGAGACCGAGGTAGTTCGCACCGAGGCCCGAGCCGTCGGCTTCGTCCCACGAGACGAGGTCGGAGAGAAGGCCCGTGTAGCTGCCGAGATAGCTCAGGGTCGCCGAGGCGCCGGTGCCGGTCACCTTCGTCGCGAAGACGGTGCTGCGCGCCGGGGCGAGCTTGCCGCTCGACGAGTTGCTCATTGAGCCCTCCCAGTAGATGACGTCGCCGTGCTTCGCGGCGCCCTCGATGTCGATCTCGGTGTTGCCGTCGGGCAGCAGCGAGTCGAAGTCGAAGGTGGCCGCCGGGGCGCCCGACTTCGACATGTCGTACAGGCGGATCGTGTCGGACTCGTCGTCGCCCACGAAGTCGTAGCCGTCACCAGCATCGACCGCGGCCGAGGCGTTCGCGGCGCCGGAGAGGTACGAGACCTTCCTGGCGCTCGCGGTGAGGTCTGCCGAGACACCGTAGCTGATCTGGGTGGCGCCAGTCTGGCCGTCGGGGTCGGTAACGGTCAGGGTGATCGTCGCGGTCCCCGTGCCGACCGGAGTGACCGACAGGGTGCGCGAAGCGCCCGACCCGGTGACGGTGATGCCGGAGTCCGCGGCCACCGCCTGGTTCGACGAGGTCGCGGTCGCCGTGAGGTCGGACGCGTCGGCATCGGTGTCGCCGACGGTCACGCCGAGCGTCTCGTTCGACGAGTCGCCGAGGGCGGCCGACAGAGCAGTGTCGGAGGTCGTGATGGTCGGCTTCACACTGGGCGGTGTGATCCCACCGCCGGTGCCGATCACGGTGCCGGGCGCGAAGGCGACGCCGCGGAAGGTCTCATTCGAGGCCGCCGTGACGATGGGCGTGGCGACACCCGAGAGCTGCCCGCCGACACCCGAGTCGTCGGTGATCGACGAGACCGAGCCGGTCGTCGAGTCGGCACCCGAGGTGGTCGCGTAGAGCGTCACGTCGCCCTCGACGTCGTTGGCGGTGAGGCCGGTGACGAGCGGTACGAGCACCGAGCCCTCCTGCGTCCACGTGCCGTTCACGAGCCCGTACTTGACGACGCTGCCCGCGGTGGAGTCCGCCTCATAGAGAGTGTCGGGCGTCGACCCGTTGCCCAGAGTGAGGAGCGAATAGGCATAAGGATCCGACGGCGCCGTGTCGAAGGGAAGGTCCGTCACGGTCTGGCCGGTGGTGGTCGGCAGACCCTGGCCGATCCTGCCGATCGTGAGCCCCGCCTTCGTCGGGTCGGCCGAGGCGTAGAGCTGCCCGTCGACGACCTCTACTTGACGCACGTTCTTGTAGGTGCCCGAGTCGAGCTCGGTCGAGGTCGACGAGCCGAGCGTCGTGTAGCGGGCGCCGCCGGCCGCGCCGCCGATGTAGAGATCGGTGCCGTTCGCGCTCGCCGCCGAGCGGACGTTGTTGCCGTCGGCGGCATCCGTCAGCGCCGTGGTCGTGTCGACGGTGCCGTCCGCAGCGACGCGCCCGATCGTGCGTGCGGTCGAGGCCGCCGCCGTGGAGGAGACCTTCTTCGTGCCGACAGCGGCGGAGTAGCCCGGCGCGACCAGGTAGCGGCCGTCGGCCGACAGCGACAGGAGGCCCTCGGATCCTGACGACCCGCTGGCCGTGAGGGCGTGCGTCTGGCCCGATGTCGCCGTCGGCATCGGGATGCTCTCGACGAGCGTGCCCTGCGGCGTGTACTCGTCGAGGAAGACGGCGGTCGCGGCGCTCGAGAGGGCGCTCGTGCCGTCGCCGACGCGGTAGACGACCAGGTCGCCGGGCGTCAGCGTTGTCGGAGGCGCCGAAGTCGTCGAGGCGGTGGGTGCGGTGGAGGCGGTGGGTGCGGCGGAGGCGGCTGCGGCCGAGAGTCCCACCCCTCCCGTGGCGGTGAGGGCGACGGCGAGGGTCAGCCCGAGAGCTCTGTGCATGGCCCTGAAAGTAGGGAGCGCCGGTGAACGGCTTTCGTCGAGAAGGTGAACGCGGCGCTGTGTCTTCGCAGGCGTATAGTTAGTTCACATCAAGCAACTAGTTTGCGTCGATCCCCACCCCATCGCTTCTTTCGGAGACTGCTTCGTGCCCCCCTTCATCACCAAAGACCACCCACGCTACAAATGGATCGCGCTGAGCAACACCACGCTCGGTGTGCTCATGGCCGTGATCAACTCGTCGATCGTCATCATCTCGCTGCCTGCCATCTTCAAGGGCATCAACCTCAACCCGCTGGCCGCCGGCAACGTCAGCTACCTGCTCTGGATGCTGATGGGCTACATGCTCATCACGGCCGTGCTCGTGGTCACGTTCGGCCGACTCGGCGACATGTACGGGCGGGTCAGGATCTACAACGCCGGATTCGTCGTCTTCACCATCGGCTCCATCGCCCTGGCCTTCGACCCCTACCAGGGCGGCACGGGCGCGATGTGGCTGATCATCTGGCGTCTGGTGCAGGGCATCGGAGGCGCGATGCTGTTCGCCAACTCGACGGCGATCCTGACCGACGCCTTCCCCGCCAACAAGCGCGGCATGGCGCTCGGCATCAACCAGGTAGCGGCCATCGCCGGTTCGTTCATCGGCCTCATCGTCGGCGGTCTGCTCTCGACCATCGACTGGCGCGCCGTCTTCTTCGTGTCCGTGCCGATCGGCATCATCGGCACCATCTGGTCGTACAAGTCGCTCCACGAAGTGGGCGTCACGAACAAGGGCAAGCTCGACTGGCCCGGCAACGTCGTCTTCGCGGTCGGCCTCACCGCGCTTCTCGCCGCCATCACCTACGGCATCCAGCCCTACGGCTCGTCGGCCACCGGCTGGACCAACCCGTGGGTGCTCGCCGGTATCATCGGGGGCATCGTGCTGCTGGTGGTCTTCGTCTTCATGGAGCTCCACACGAAGTCGCCCATGTTCGAGATGCGGCTGTTCAAGATCCGGTCGTTCTCGATGGCGATCCTCGCGGGTCTGCTCGCGTCGATCGGCCGCGGCGGCCTCCAGTTCATGCTGATCATCTGGCTGCAGGGCATCTGGCTGCCGCTGCACGGCTACTCGTACCAAGACACCCCGCTGTGGGCGGGCATCTACCTGATCCCGCTGACCGTCGGCTTCCTCATCGCGGGCCCCATCTCGGGCACCCTGTCGGACAAGTACGGCGCGAAGGTCTTCGCCACGGGCGGCCTCGTGCTCGTCGCGCTGACATTCGTCGGTCTCCTGATCCTGCCCGTCGACTTCGGTTACTTCCCGTTCGCCGTGATCACCTTCCTCTCGGGCATCGGGTCGGGCATGTTCGGCGCGCCGAACCGCGCGTCGATCATGAACTCGGTGCCGGCCAACCAGCGCGGCTCGGCCTCGGGCATGGCGGGCACGGTGCAGAACGCCGGCACGTCGCTCTCGATCGGCGTGTTCTTCTCGCTGATGATCGCAGGCCTCTCGACCACTCTGCCCTCGACCCTGAAGGCGGGTCTGTCGTCGCACGGCGTCTCGGCTGCGGTCTCCACGCAGATCTCGCAGCTGCCGCCGGTGTCGACGCTGTTCTCGGCGTTCCTCGGGTTCAACCCGATCCAGGAGCTGCTGGGCTCGAAGGTGCTGGCCGGCCTCTCCCCCGCCAACCGCGCGACGCTCATCGGTAAGGAGTTCTTCCCCCAGCTGATCTCGTCGCCCTTCCACCACGGCCTCGTGGTGGTCTTCACCGCCGCGACGATCATGACGGTCATCGCCGCCGTGGCCTCGCTGGTGCGCGGCAAGAAGTTCGTCCACCTCGACCTGCCGACCGGCTCGGTCGACATCGTCGAAGGCGGCCCCGACGACTCCGCGACCGTCGTCGAGCCGTCGTCGGCCTCCCCCGTCACCGCGTCGAACGCAGTCCGAGACCGCTGATGACTGCCGCACCCGAGGTCTCGCTGCAGGTAGAGGCGGCTCAGGATGCAACGCGCGTCGACCCCGACGGCGTGCCCGCCCGGTTCGCGCTGGCGGTGGGGCGGCTGAACCGGCTGCTCCGCCCGGCGCGCCCCGAACTGAGCCACGGCTTGCTGCTGGCCCTCTCGACCGTGGTGAGGTGCGGCCCGATTCGCCCGTCGAAGCTCGGCCAGATCGAAGGAGTCTCGGCGCCGTCGGCCACCCGGCTCGTCGACGACCTCGAGAAGCGCGGGCTCGTGACACGGGCAGCCGATCCGGACGACGGGCGCGCGTTCTTCGTGACCGCCACCGAGGTCGGCCGCGAGGCCGTGCTCGATGCCCGCCGCGAGCGGTCCGAGCACGCCGAGGCGCTGCTGGGCGAGCTCGACGCCGACGAGCGCAGGCTGCTCGTCGCGGCGCTGCCCTCCCTCGAGAAGGTCGCCGGGGTCGTCCGTACCTGATCTGCTCGGGGCCCCAGCCGTCGCTGGCTGAGAATGCCCCGCGGGCGGGTGCTGAAGTGGAGGGTGCACCCGACGAAAGGACGCCTTCGTGGCCGACAGAAACTTCCAGCTCGAATCCGGACGAAGCGTCAGCTTCTCGACGACAGGCGACTCGATCGCCCGACGACTCGTGTTCGTCTTCCTCCCGGTCGGCGCCGCAGGCCTCTTCGACCCCGATCCGCTCGTGACCGACCGCTGGGGTGTGCGCCTCATCGAGGTCGACCGCCCGGGTTACGCAGCCTCCGCCCTCCTCGAACCTGGAATCGTGCCGAGCGTCGACGGCGTCGCCGACAACATCGCCGAGTACGTCCGCAACTCGGAGGCCAGCGCTGAGAAAGTCAGCAAGGCCGACCTCGGCAGCGTCGGCGTGGTCGGCTGGGGCTCGGGTTCGGCGTTCGCCCTGGCGTTCGCGGCCCGCTACCCCGACCTCGTCGACCGGGTGGCCCTCGCCGCCGCGCCGGCCCCGAAGAAGTCGCGACTGCGCAGCCGCACCGACGCCGAGGTCGACACGATCGCGCTGACCGTCGGGGCCACCGTCGACACGATGGCCGACACTGTGGCCGAGCACCCCTGGAACCGTCTGAGCGCTCTCGGCGTGACCGACGACGATCCTGCGCTCGCTTCGATCTCGGGCCTGGCCAGCCGCCTCGAGCGTTCGCTCGCCGAGGCCGCGACACAGGGCACCTTCGGCGTCGCCGCCGACCTGATCGCCCTCGACGACGACTCGTGGGCGGACGAGCTCTCGAAGATCACCGCGGCCACGCAGATCTTCACCGGCTCCCTCGACACGTACACCGACGGCCGCGACGCGTCGTGGTTCGCGAAGAAGATCGCAGGATCCGAGGTCGTCACCGTCCCCGACGCCGGTCACCTCGTCATCGCCACGGCCTGGGAGCAGATTCTCGCGCACGTCGCCCCGAAGCACGGCGGGCTGCCGCCCGAGGTGCGCGAGTAGCGGGTCAGCTGCCGCTGCTCGCGGCGCTGACGCAGATGCGAGCGGCGCCCTGGGCCGCGAGGGCGGCCTTGGTGGTGGGCAGCTTCTGCGAGGTGGCGCGCTGGCCGCGAACGATGAAGCACGATTTGTCGGTGACGTCGGCCCCGGTCTTCGGGATCCAGGCCGACCTGCCGCCCTTGACGAGGGCCGACACGTCTTCGTTCTTGCCGGTCGAGCCACCGGTCATCAGGACGTCGTAGGGCACGTCGGGGCCCGACCACTGCAGCACGTAGTTGTCGCCGCCGTCGAGCAGCTGGAGGTTCTCGACCCGGTCGGGGCCGCGGAAGACGGTCTGCATCAACACGAGCACGACCACCACGACGACGACCACGAGAGCGGCGGCCATCGATGCGATGAAGGCCGGCTGGTGGGTGAGGCGCCGAGCGGGACCCTCTTCGTCGAGCTCGGGCAGAGCCGGAGGCCGGGTCTCGAGCAGCAGGCCTCCCGACCGTGACGCGAGGGTCGTCGACCAGCGCGGGTCGGCCAGGTCGAGTCGGCCCGGGGCGGCACCGATGGTGTGGTGGGTGAGGACGCCGGCCGGGGCCACGGTGGGGAGAGGCGCGGGGGCCTCGGCGCGCACCGGAGCGGCCACCGGCAGTGAACTGGCGAGGGCCGGGACGGCGGGCAGGGCACTGAGCGCGGTGGGGGCGAATCTCTCGGCCACCAGGGGCGCGGGTGCAGCAGTCTCGCCGGATGCCCCATCGTCATGACGCACGCGCTTCGGCAGTGGAACCGGCCTGGGCCGCACCACCGTCTCGTCGTCGGGCACCAGGCCGGGTCGGGGCGGCGCGCCCGGCGGGCGAATGGGCCGCTTGCGGGCGTCGTGGCTGTCGGCGGTCACGGCACTCCTCACGCGGTCGGGGACGCCCTCGATGCTAACCTACGGGGGTTCGTTGATCAGGGGGAATGGGGGTTTCCGGTGCGTCGTGCGACGGTCTCCGCCTCGGGTCGCCGTCGCGCCCTCATCG
This window encodes:
- a CDS encoding MFS transporter → MPPFITKDHPRYKWIALSNTTLGVLMAVINSSIVIISLPAIFKGINLNPLAAGNVSYLLWMLMGYMLITAVLVVTFGRLGDMYGRVRIYNAGFVVFTIGSIALAFDPYQGGTGAMWLIIWRLVQGIGGAMLFANSTAILTDAFPANKRGMALGINQVAAIAGSFIGLIVGGLLSTIDWRAVFFVSVPIGIIGTIWSYKSLHEVGVTNKGKLDWPGNVVFAVGLTALLAAITYGIQPYGSSATGWTNPWVLAGIIGGIVLLVVFVFMELHTKSPMFEMRLFKIRSFSMAILAGLLASIGRGGLQFMLIIWLQGIWLPLHGYSYQDTPLWAGIYLIPLTVGFLIAGPISGTLSDKYGAKVFATGGLVLVALTFVGLLILPVDFGYFPFAVITFLSGIGSGMFGAPNRASIMNSVPANQRGSASGMAGTVQNAGTSLSIGVFFSLMIAGLSTTLPSTLKAGLSSHGVSAAVSTQISQLPPVSTLFSAFLGFNPIQELLGSKVLAGLSPANRATLIGKEFFPQLISSPFHHGLVVVFTAATIMTVIAAVASLVRGKKFVHLDLPTGSVDIVEGGPDDSATVVEPSSASPVTASNAVRDR
- a CDS encoding alpha/beta fold hydrolase, with protein sequence MADRNFQLESGRSVSFSTTGDSIARRLVFVFLPVGAAGLFDPDPLVTDRWGVRLIEVDRPGYAASALLEPGIVPSVDGVADNIAEYVRNSEASAEKVSKADLGSVGVVGWGSGSAFALAFAARYPDLVDRVALAAAPAPKKSRLRSRTDAEVDTIALTVGATVDTMADTVAEHPWNRLSALGVTDDDPALASISGLASRLERSLAEAATQGTFGVAADLIALDDDSWADELSKITAATQIFTGSLDTYTDGRDASWFAKKIAGSEVVTVPDAGHLVIATAWEQILAHVAPKHGGLPPEVRE
- a CDS encoding MarR family winged helix-turn-helix transcriptional regulator; translated protein: MTAAPEVSLQVEAAQDATRVDPDGVPARFALAVGRLNRLLRPARPELSHGLLLALSTVVRCGPIRPSKLGQIEGVSAPSATRLVDDLEKRGLVTRAADPDDGRAFFVTATEVGREAVLDARRERSEHAEALLGELDADERRLLVAALPSLEKVAGVVRT
- a CDS encoding Ig-like domain-containing protein, whose amino-acid sequence is MHRALGLTLAVALTATGGVGLSAAAASAAPTASTAPTASTTSAPPTTLTPGDLVVYRVGDGTSALSSAATAVFLDEYTPQGTLVESIPMPTATSGQTHALTASGSSGSEGLLSLSADGRYLVAPGYSAAVGTKKVSSTAAASTARTIGRVAADGTVDTTTALTDAADGNNVRSAASANGTDLYIGGAAGGARYTTLGSSTSTELDSGTYKNVRQVEVVDGQLYASADPTKAGLTIGRIGQGLPTTTGQTVTDLPFDTAPSDPYAYSLLTLGNGSTPDTLYEADSTAGSVVKYGLVNGTWTQEGSVLVPLVTGLTANDVEGDVTLYATTSGADSTTGSVSSITDDSGVGGQLSGVATPIVTAASNETFRGVAFAPGTVIGTGGGITPPSVKPTITTSDTALSAALGDSSNETLGVTVGDTDADASDLTATATSSNQAVAADSGITVTGSGASRTLSVTPVGTGTATITLTVTDPDGQTGATQISYGVSADLTASARKVSYLSGAANASAAVDAGDGYDFVGDDESDTIRLYDMSKSGAPAATFDFDSLLPDGNTEIDIEGAAKHGDVIYWEGSMSNSSSGKLAPARSTVFATKVTGTGASATLSYLGSYTGLLSDLVSWDEADGSGLGANYLGLAASSADGVDGHDDSALNVEGLEFASPTSGTAYLAFRAPLEPTTDRHLAMLIPVTNYTALSTAGNQTATHATFGAPIFMDLGGLGIRDIKENAAGQFLIIAGTADGSNTGFALYSWDGNPAHAPRKTGTSLPQVPTADNAGSWETIVSVPEPLTAGASVQLAQDDGTVDWYGDGLTSKTGEVQGLQKDLLSTFTYTPPTPLATSVTVTSSAATAAPGTAVTFTATVSGPSNDATPSGAVTFAITGADGSSVTCSGSATAPLSNGVATCTLPAGALRASGSAYTVTANYAGSADFAASTGTLSEKVAGIATRTSAAVIALLPTTRSTLGVLGAVVPSKFASQSLAGPVFITETGPTGAVLGTQRTSVNGLLPIIVGAVPGGVLPVGTSKVTVTYAGNEYYAPSSSTLTVTLKR